Proteins co-encoded in one Acipenser ruthenus chromosome 3, fAciRut3.2 maternal haplotype, whole genome shotgun sequence genomic window:
- the LOC117435267 gene encoding protein YAE1 homolog: MSWVKAVPSFGEDVFDEDMDDIHLQQKEWKSNMEKRIKDGYRDGMDAGKEASLQHGFNQGYKEGASRMGVIGQLKGILSALQSWCQLQKKDSNTTARVSHLLQEVDQQEERMTEKLKNSQQQTHMGELTDIIEDMGIAKPTQEPDSESCSNTKGTDYCNSGGEAGQNCCKSQSASSGCCQPSSETVNVTQQNLGQLLMQCIDLVGELGLPAELMQHIHQLNSTSL; the protein is encoded by the exons ATGTCTTGGGTGAAAGCAGTCCCATCCTTTGGAGAGGATGTGTTTGATGAAGATATGGATGACATACATCTTCAGCAGAAGGAATGGAAGAGTAACATGGAGAAACGGATCAAG GATGGATATCGAGATGGTATGGATGCAGGCAAAGAGGCTTCGCTTCAGCATGGGTTCAATCAGGGTTACAAAGAGGGAGCATCAAGGATGGGGGTCATTGGACAACTCAAAGGAATTCTCAG TGCCTTGCAGTCATGGTGCCAGCTTCAAAAAAAGGACTCCAACACCACTGCTAGAGTAAGTCATCTACTTCAGGAAGTGGACCAGCAGGAGGAGCGAATGACAGAGAAATTGAAAAATAGTCAGCAGCAGACCCACATGGGAGAGTTAACGGACATCATTGAAGACATGGGCATTGCAAAACCTACACAGGAGCCAGACTCTGAATCTTGCAGCAATACCAAAGGGACTGATTATTGCAATTCAGGTGGGGAAGCTGGACAGAACTGTTGTAAGAGTCAAAGCGCAAGTTCAGGGTGCTGTCAGCCATCATCAGAAACTGTGAATGTCACACAACAGAATCTAGGACAgcttttaatgcagtgtattgatTTAGTGGGGGAGCTTGGACTTCCAGCAGAGCTGATGCAACATATCCACCAGTTAAACAGCACTTCTCTTTAG